TCAGGCTTATCTGCAGCAGGTGGAGCAGATCGTCGTGGCGCGTGAGGCGGCGGAGCGCAACCTCATCGTTGAGTTGAGCCGCGAGGCGGTGTTGCGTCAGGGCTGGCAGATCGGTTGATGCGGGAGAAAGGAACCAGCCCGCCAAATGGCGGGCTGGGCGTCATGCGCCTATCTGCCCCGGTACGGGTTGCAACAGCCACAGGTGGCGCAGCCCGGCCAGCTGGTCATCCAGCGTTGAAGCCGCCCCGGTGCGCCGCGCGGCCTGGTCCTGGTCGAGCAGCTTTTCAAGCATGTTCAGCAAGTCGCGTGATCGATCCGCCGAAGCGCGGTTGGTGTCATCCGTTTTCAGTACCCCGTCCTGATAGGTGCGCACACGCTCTTGCTGGCTGGCCTCCTGGGACGTGCTGGCTTCCACCAGCGAGTTGTTGGCGAATGCCAGGCGAGTGGTGCTGCGCGCAACGTCCTCCACTTCGTGATAGCGGTAGTTCTGCGATTTGCTGTCACGGCTCAGTTTCAAGTCCACCAGCGGGTTGAGGCCTTTGTGCCAAGCCGCCTTCAGGCTGGCTTGCTGGTCCTGCTGCACCGACAGGTTGGCGGCATTGCCTTTGCTGCTCGTTGACTGCGAAACCTTGTAGTCGAAATGGTCCGCTTCCTCTGGCCGCATTGGGTTGGGCTTCTGCATGGCCTGGGTGATCGACGCATCGAAGTCGGCCAGGCCACTCAGCAGCAAGCGGCTGGCCTTGTTCTGCGCCGTGTCATGGTTGGCTGGGCGAGAACTGGTGTCGTCCACGCTGTTGAGCTGGCTGAAGGCATCCTTGAACAGCGTCATCATCTGTTCGTCGCCCTGGCCGCGCTTTTGAGCGGCATCGAACTGGTTCAGGTAATTGGCCACCGCAGCCTGGCGCTGTGCCTGGCTGCCCAGCAGGGTGCCGCCGTGGGTGTCGAAGTTCATCTTCACTTCACCGCTTGCACCTTGCAGCTTCAGGCTGCGGGTGTGTTCGTCCAGTTGCAGGTCAAAGGTCTGCTGGGTGCCGCTGGCGGTGTCCAGCTTGGCGTTCATCTGCAAGCCTGTGAACAGGTTGGGGTCGAGCTTGACCAGCGCGCCCAGCTGCAGTTGGGGGGGCTCCCGGGTCAGCCCATTGAGCGCGGACTGGAAGCTGTCCGCCAACCCTGCCAGGCCTTTGAGTTCTTCGCTGGTCAAGGTGCCGCCTTGAACGTCGGCGTCCACTGCCAGGCCTTTGTCGCTGCTGTACAGCCCAAGGGAAATGGTGGCGCCCGATGCACTGGTGAGCTGGAAGGTCACGCTGTTGGTCGCATGCTCGCGCAGCCTGGCCTGCTGCATGCCCAGCAGCAACGGCTCGGTTGCCGTGCTGTCGTTGACCGCCAGCCCCGACTGGGAAATCCGCTGGCCGCCGTTGGCCGCCAATTGTTCCAGAAGGGCGGCGCCTAGCCCCTGGAAGCGTGAAGCCGTGGAAGATGACTGGACTGCGCTGTGCATGTACATGCTGAGCTTGTCGAGGCCCTTCTGCTCCCACACGTATTGGCCCTGTGCCTCTTGCAGCGTGCCTTTGGCGCTGTAGGTCTGGGCGTCGACATTGCTGGCCTGCTGGCCGAGGCTGACCACGGTGCTGGGCCTTACGGTCAATGCCTGGGAAGGGGGGGAGCTGCTGACCTGCGGAGCCCGAGGGGCGATCTGAACGACCGGCGTCAGGCGTACCGCGGAGGTAATGGTGGTCATAGCCAGCATCCTTACTGATCATCGAGGGTAAACCTTGATATCGGCAGGCCAGCAATAAACCTGAGTGCGGAAACAAAACCCCATGGCCCACCGAAGGGGCGGGCCATGTGGGAGGACGATCAGCGGCGGCGGAACAGCGGCAGCGGTTCGTCGGTGGCGGCCTGGTAGGTCACCGAGAAGTCTTTCAGGCTTTGCAGCGCGTCTTCCGGGTCCTTGTCGGCTCGGATGGCGAAGGCATCGAAACCGCAGCGGGCCATGAAGAACAGCTGGTCACGCAGCACGTCGCCAATGGCGCGCAGCTCGCCCTTGAACTTGTAGCGGTCACGCAGCAGGCGCGCGTTGGAGTAGTTGCGCCCGTCGGTGAAGGCCGGGAAGTTCAGGGCGATGACCTGGAAGTGCTGCACGTCATCACCGATTTCTTCGGCCTGCTCGTCGCTGTCCAGCCACACGCCCAGGCCGCCGTCGCGGGCCTTGAGTACATGGGCGTGGTCGCGCCACAGCTGCAGCGGGACGATGTAGTCGTCGCAGTTGGTCAGTTCGTCGAGGGTGGTTTCCTTGGGCAGCAGGTGCCAGGTTTCGTCGACGATCTGATGGTTCTTAATGATTCGCTGCATAGACGCGTTCCTTGAAGGGGTCGATGCCGATACGCTGGTAGGTGTCGATGAAACGCTCTTCCTCGGT
The Pseudomonas sp. KU43P genome window above contains:
- a CDS encoding DUF934 domain-containing protein gives rise to the protein MQRIIKNHQIVDETWHLLPKETTLDELTNCDDYIVPLQLWRDHAHVLKARDGGLGVWLDSDEQAEEIGDDVQHFQVIALNFPAFTDGRNYSNARLLRDRYKFKGELRAIGDVLRDQLFFMARCGFDAFAIRADKDPEDALQSLKDFSVTYQAATDEPLPLFRRR